A stretch of Dietzia lutea DNA encodes these proteins:
- a CDS encoding c-type cytochrome: protein MNSPHPPAADTPSPDPATTPTRSASTKRRRKATGALVIAAGLLGAGAIATAVVPEPQVATAQQDQAALIAEGKSIYDVACITCHGQNLQGVEDRGPSLVGVGAGSTYFQVHSGRMPAADNEAQAERKKPRYSEQQIIALAAYVDLHGGGPGIITNADGTIAQESLRGASGESRAEEIARGSELFRLNCASCHNFTGRGGALSGGKYAPVLDPANEQEMYQAMLTGPQNMPKFSDRQLTPDEKKDIIAYIKATDNKVTPGGYGLGGLGPVTEGVAIWLVGIVALIGATLWIGSRS, encoded by the coding sequence ATGAACTCACCTCACCCACCCGCTGCGGACACGCCGTCGCCGGACCCGGCGACGACCCCGACGCGGTCGGCCTCCACCAAGCGGCGCCGTAAGGCGACCGGCGCGCTCGTCATCGCTGCCGGCCTCCTCGGAGCGGGAGCGATCGCCACCGCCGTAGTCCCGGAGCCGCAGGTGGCGACGGCCCAGCAGGATCAGGCCGCGCTCATCGCCGAGGGCAAGTCGATCTACGACGTCGCCTGCATCACCTGCCACGGGCAGAACCTGCAGGGTGTCGAGGACCGCGGACCGTCCCTCGTCGGTGTCGGCGCGGGATCCACCTACTTCCAGGTGCACTCGGGCCGCATGCCGGCCGCGGACAACGAGGCGCAGGCCGAGCGCAAGAAGCCCCGCTACAGCGAGCAGCAGATCATCGCTCTCGCGGCGTACGTCGACCTCCACGGCGGCGGGCCGGGCATCATCACCAACGCCGACGGCACGATCGCGCAGGAGTCGCTGCGAGGCGCCTCCGGCGAAAGCCGCGCCGAGGAGATCGCCCGCGGTTCCGAGCTGTTCCGGCTCAACTGCGCGTCCTGCCACAACTTCACCGGCCGCGGCGGAGCGCTCTCCGGCGGTAAGTACGCGCCGGTACTGGACCCTGCCAACGAGCAGGAGATGTACCAGGCCATGCTCACCGGTCCCCAGAACATGCCCAAGTTCTCGGACCGGCAGCTCACGCCTGACGAGAAGAAGGACATCATCGCCTACATCAAGGCCACGGATAACAAGGTGACGCCCGGTGGCTACGGCCTCGGCGGACTCGGCCCCGTCACCGAGGGCGTGGCCATCTGGCTTGTCGGCATCGTCGCCCTCATCGGTGCGACCCTGTGGATCGGATCCCGTTCATGA